GCACGCAGGCCGCGAGTACGCGCTGTGGGTCACCGATCCCGGCTGGGAACGAACCTATCTGGCGAAACTGAACGGCACGTACGACATCGGCGAGTGTTACCTGACAGTCAGCCTGGGCGAACCGTACGGGGACGCGTGCTACAAGCTGATCGCCGCCATCATTCCCGCAACCTGAAGCAGGCAAATGCCAGCGACCGGCGGTACCGTGCTGACGATAGGGCACTCCACGCATCCCGTGGAGGCGTTCATCGACCTGCTGCAGCGTCATGAGGTTACCGCAGTAGCAGATGTTCGCGCCGCACCCTACAGCCGCTTCAATCCGCAGTTCAACCGCGAAGCGTTGTCGGGCAGTCTCGTCGCGCGCGGAATCGCGTACGTCTTCCTGGGATCGGAATTGGGTGGTCGCTCGAATGATCCGGCCTGCTACGACAACGGGCGCATCAGCTACATGCGACTCGGCGCGACCTCCTCCTTCCAAGACGGGCTCGACCGCGTTGCCAAAGGCATGAGCAGGCACCGCATCGCGCTCATGTGCGCCGAGAAAGAACCGCTCGAGTGCCACCGCGGCCTGCTCGTAGCTCCAGCCCTCCAGGCACGGGGCGTTTCAGTTGCCCATATCGGGCCCGACGGCCGGCTGGAGCTCCATGCCGACGCCATGTTCCGACTGCTGGCCATGCACGGGATGGAGGACACCAGCGAGGACCACCGGTTGTTCCGGCGCTCCCGGGCAGAGCGGATCGAAGACGCACTCACGCAGCAGGCCCATCGATTCGCGCACCGGAAAGAGACACTGGCTGACGATTCCGCGTCGCAAGATAGACGCAACGGTGAGTTGCAGACATGAGGATTTTCACCATCGGCTTTACGAAGAAGTCCGCGAACCGGTTCTTCGAACTCTTGCGGACATCGGGCGCACGTCGCGTCGTCGACGTGCGGCTCAACAACGTGTCGCAGCTTGCCGGCTTCGCCAAGCGAGATGATCTGGCCTACTTTCTCGCCGAAATCTGTGGCATGGACTACGTGCACCTGCCGGTGCTGGCGCCCACGAAGCAGATACTGGACGACTTCAAGAAGAAAGGTGGCGACTGGAGTACCTATGAATCACGCTTCCTGGACCTGATGCGCGTTCGACGCGTCGAGCAGACGGTCGCCAGGGAAACCATCGCCGACGGCTGCCTGCTCTGCAGCGAGGACACGCCCGAGCATTGCCATCGCCGGCTCGTCGCGGAGTACCTGAATCGGCACTGGGGCGGACTGCAGGTCACTCATCTCGGATAGGGGACCAACCGGCGGTGCGCGCAACGGTGGCGCGAGAGATTGCTCACGCGAGCACCCCTGTCGGTCTCGGCTTCAGACTGCCCTGTCACGCCAAGGCGACTTGCCGAATCCGTTCCTCCAGACATTTGCGTACCGCCTCGCGGTCCAGGCCGCGTTGGCGAAGGGTTCGAACCGCCAGCTCCCTTGGCAGACACGCCGAGAACTTCAGCGAATCGACAGCTTCATCGGTGATAGGGAGGGCTTCCTCCGTCGTCTCCACCTCTATTGCATCGAGTCGTCTCCTCAATTCTTCGATGCCGACGCCATCCAGCAGCCGAATCGAGAGATTGTCGCGGGACGCTGGCAGGGGGAGCGTTCCAATCAACGCTCCGAGCGTGATGTTCGCGCGAAGGCCCGCGAACGTCCACCAACGGCTGGCGCCCGTGGCGTCACGAACGATGGCGGTGCCGGCGGCGTCGACCCAGGAAAAGCTCTCACGGATCTCGTCCAGCTTCGTCCGAGCGCGCCTGCTGAGTCGGACTCCGTGGGTTCCTTCGTCGAGAACCCGCCGAATCGCCCTGCAGAGATCGAAGCCGAGAGGGATTCCCGGTCCGATCCAGCGTGAACGCCCCTTCCCCGTGGTTGCCTTCACGTAGGCGACGCGCCGGTCCCACTCCACATGCGTCACCTCCCAGCTCCTGCCAGCCAGCAGGAGCACGACCGGACCGTCGCGGCGGACCAGAAACGAGAGCGGATGCA
The sequence above is drawn from the Acidobacteriota bacterium genome and encodes:
- a CDS encoding DUF488 domain-containing protein, whose translation is MRIFTIGFTKKSANRFFELLRTSGARRVVDVRLNNVSQLAGFAKRDDLAYFLAEICGMDYVHLPVLAPTKQILDDFKKKGGDWSTYESRFLDLMRVRRVEQTVARETIADGCLLCSEDTPEHCHRRLVAEYLNRHWGGLQVTHLG
- a CDS encoding DUF488 domain-containing protein encodes the protein MPATGGTVLTIGHSTHPVEAFIDLLQRHEVTAVADVRAAPYSRFNPQFNREALSGSLVARGIAYVFLGSELGGRSNDPACYDNGRISYMRLGATSSFQDGLDRVAKGMSRHRIALMCAEKEPLECHRGLLVAPALQARGVSVAHIGPDGRLELHADAMFRLLAMHGMEDTSEDHRLFRRSRAERIEDALTQQAHRFAHRKETLADDSASQDRRNGELQT